Genomic DNA from Candidozyma auris chromosome 1, complete sequence:
CTTCCGACGTATTGTCAACCTCGTGGGAGATAGTCTTAAAGATGGTGGGAAGGACCACATCGGGTTGCACTCGTTCTCTAATGGTGAACAAGTCATCGTCTCCTCCTTTGCCGAGGCTGTGAAAAGACAAGCGTCTCTTCGCTCTGGCAGGAACAGAGATGCCATAATGTCTCTCACTCTCGGCGAACCTGATTCTGTCGTCTTCAGGTTTGTCCTTCGAAAAGCTTGTGTCAGAATCGTCGTCCTTGACGACGGACGACTCCAAAGACACGGTACTAGACATGtggttgagcttcttgtcaCTCatagagaagaaaaataaagatGTTAAAATTTCCAACTACGGCTTTCGAGCTTATATACGTTCACTCATCTCGTCAACATGGCCTCGAGACACGGTGCCCGACAACTATCTTTGGGCTCGCCAGCAACGACACGGTCGAGAGGCACGGCGGTGCCATTCGGCCAGAAGGATCGACGCTGTGATTTGGGATTGGCCCTCATTGGGACATGGGTGGGTCATAAATCGCTCAAACCCAAGGTGGGTAGGTATTGTTTAGTGAGTCCCCTACAATTTGCACTCGATGTTGCACCCACGCCGCACTACGTCAACCAGTAAGTTTAAGCTGGGCAAATTGCGCGATTTAAGTTCTCCTTGCGCCTGTCCTAGGAAGGGCTCCCCCAGCCAATTTAGGCAACCACCAATGGTAATAATCCCTCAAACCAATTGTCAGGTACAAGAGCCCgcaaatcaaaaaaacaaaaaggaaaataaAAGTAGTGGGTCTTGAGGGCTATTTGCTGCAATTATGGCCATTCACCTTGTAGTCTCACAGAATTCAAGGTTTGCGTTGCAAAATGCGAATTCTCTGGGAGAGAAAGACGGTCAACAGTGCTGAAGGCTCCACAcacaaaattcaaaaatttgTATATTCTCGTAAATCATGAAATCGGTCACACTTACACAAAAGCACTTGACAAATGGTTATCTCAAAAGTGGAGGCTTTTGGTGAGGGATTTTAATTCATGAGTTGTTACACTTTGCGAGGTGTCTCCTGTAAACACCCTCACACTTTGCCCTATTGGGACTGTCACAGGCACAAGCTTAACTATGAGGGATATAATTTCGTGGCCGCAGCTGGCTGTGTCGTAATTTTCGAGGCAAAGGAGGGGCGGCACACCTCAGAAAAATTTTAACCACATGACTGAGGACTCGATGATATTGTGGTCGACAAAAAGTTTCCAATAAACGAGAGGGTTCGCTCCCTTGAGGTTTGATATTCCATTGTTAGCTTTCGCTTGCTCAGAGGCGCTGTAGGATTGTGCTTTTCGTGGAAAGTTGTCGGTTGAAGTATTGCTTTTGTATCGTCCGTAAGTGTGAGCTTCCCGACGGCTCACTCAAAGCCAGATCACGGAGAGCATAACGTGTTCTGAGCAAGATCCTTGCTCACAATTCGTGAGACACCGCATGCTCTGTAGCTGGTGACGCTGATAGTAGCCTAACTGTGTGGTTTCTGTTTTCTGTAAAGATAGGCGTGCAACTATACTTAAGCTAGCACAATGTCCAGTAGAGAGTAAATACCGCACATCCTAGGGCGCAAATCCCTGGTTTGGTTGTTCATGTTGACCTTTTAATctacttcttgatctttttgagGAATACGTTCCCCGAATGTTTGCGCTCAGAGACCACTAGGAGcaccaattcttcaaagtccATTGGAGAATCCAATTGTCTCGTCTCTCGAAGAATCATCCGGGCAGTAGCCAAGAGCTCACAACAAGTTCGAATTTCATCTTGTCAGATTGATTCGTATCTACCATTAGGCAAATTATAGATTCGACGAAGATGTCAATCACCAGTGTCTTACAACTGGTACTCCTGATGAAGCCTGGTGAGCAACTCCCCATCGGATAAGATCCTACAATAAACCGGTAGCTCTTTTAGGTTTGCACGCAATACCTTTGATAATTTTTCGTTTCCCAAATTTAAACTAGGTACTAGCGGTTTCTAAAGGTGTATGGTTTAGAGCCAACGAGCCGTAGCTCCAATAATCGGAGTCCTGCGATGGTCGGGCCGAGAATCTCAGTGGTGTCAACTCGATTAGGTCCAATCGACTTCTATCATTGGTAACATAGGTGTAAACCGGTCCTGCGGCAAGTACCGAACACCTCGGTCCGTGATCCTCCTGGATGCGATCTTCAGGTACGAGCCCAATTGCCAGGGCTGATTATAGAGCCAGCGATTAACGAAAAATCTCACCCTagtttttcaacttcaccttccttCACAACGCCTACTTGATACGCTTGCTGTTTTTGAGCGTGCTTATAAGTCTATTTACTACTCTAGTTGAATAATCTCATCTCTCATCGAATCGCTATTTTTTAGTGTGGATCTCGCTTGCCCCCCGCAAAATGCACACTATTTCAGGTTCTCCCCACAAGGAGATATCACCGCGAGAAACGTGGTATATATAAATCAAGTTTCTCGCACCTACACCATTCAGAGTAACTCCGCCATGACTAAAGTTCCTTTACCATACGACCCTAAGGGAGAGCCTATTAAAGAGCAAGTGCCATACAATGGCGCCACTTTTTTCACCACAACCTGGAAAGTGCCCGAATCTGTTACATACAAGGGTAAAATCATCTATGTCCACGGTTTCTGTGAACACTCCGACATTTACACGCAattttttgatgatttgagtCAGAATGGCTACGAGgtgttcttctttgacCAAAGAGGAGCCGGAGACACTTCACCTGGGAAGGATGCCGGTAAAACCGACGAGTTCCACACATTTGACGATTTAAATTTCATGATTAAGAGAAACTTGGATGCGAGGACGGACAAGTCAGAGAAGTTTATTCTAGGTGGCCACTCGATGGGAGGTGGAATTGTGTTGAACTATGCAATCAACGGTAAATACAGAGACGAGTTCAAAGCAGTGTTTTGCTCGGGTCCCTTGGTGCTTTTGCACCCCAAAACGCGCCCTAACATCCTCGTTAGGGCTTTACAGCCAGTGATAAACCTGCTCGTGCCTACTCTAAAGATAGACTCTAAGTTGACATACGACTACATCACTTCTAACGAGGACTggaagaacttcatcaagagcagcgacaagaagttgattggCACCATAAGGCAGTTCAACGATATGTTTGTTCGTGGAGAGAAGTTGACACAAAAGGAGTATGTTGCCGACTTTAGCCCTACCATTCgcttgttggtgttgcATGGTGACATAGACTACATCAACGATATAGAGGGGTCCAAGAAGTTCATCTCTGTGCTCCCGGATACCGTCAAGCACGAGTTTGTGCCAGTAGAGGGAGGCAGGCACTCACTTTTCAACGAGAGAAAAGAATTATATGACGATACTTTGAGCCGtgtgttgaagtttttgaatgaGGAAGCCTAAATATGAAGAAGCCTAATTATTAGATAAATCGAGATTTAATACAAGATATATAGTACTTACGGGGATTTGCACCCCGGAAGACCCTCTACCGTCGCGACACCCTAAGCGCATAGGTGGTGCGCATCCGCTTACACTACCGTCTGCCACCGTTAGGACTCCTCGAGAATACTCTACCCATCATAGATACATTATTTGCAACTGGTGTAACTGATAAAACCAGCGTGACTCCTATTTCATCCACTGTCTGAGCCCCTTTATCATCAAACAAAGTGCTCCCATCTTCATTCTCGGCGGCTCGGACGATCTCCTGATGGCGTATATACGCAACCCTACAAAAGTCATCTGATGCTGAATCAACTTATCGCCTGAAAGAATCACCACAAATACCCTTCTTAACTGTTCTTCCTGTGGACCATGGGATACACGATCAAGCAGAAGATCGAGATATGTCTTCAGTCAGAGGTCAATCCTAGTATGACCCAGAGCGAGCTAGCGCTGTGGGCTAAAGAGAAGTACGGCTCCCAGAAACCTCCTTCTCAAACGACCATATCTCGAATATTGAGCTCAAAATCCGAGATCCTCGGCTCCAAGGAGTCAGACTTTTCCTTGgtcagaagaagaaaacaatCAAATCCTCTACTACGAAAGATTCTTACCGAATGGATCACCCAGGCCCTTTGGGAGTCTATACCGATTACCACTCCAATCATTCAGCTGACAGCGAATGCCATATGGACAAGGCTACGGGCAGACTCAAAGGATGGAAATGGCGTCTTTAATCTTAAATGGTGTAATCATTTCGtgaaaaagctcaacaTCAATTTGGAGGGGTCTCCCAAGGCacaagagaagaacttgggCAAAAAACTCAATACTGTTTGGAGATTAgacgagaagttggagCTCAAACAATTCATACGTGACCTAATATACCACCACAACTACTCGCCCAAGGACTTATTCACGTTGGACGAGTTTCAATTATTTCATGCCTTGCCGTTGGACCAGATCTTCGACATCTCTTCGATTGATAAGGGCCTCAAACAGAGCGGCACATCTTCTGAGAACACACTTTCAATAATGCTTGGATGCAATATTGATGGTTCCGAGAAATTATCTCCTTTAGTGGTTTCTCGTCAGGACAAGTTTGACGTTTCGGCAAGCTCCCATTCAGCATTGAGATCTCACAGTGGGTCACTCTCAGCCCATGCACTTATGAACAAGTTGGATGAGGTGTACCAAATATCGTACAGATCAAACAATAATAAATGGATCACCTCAAGCATGTTCCAAGACTACTTGCTCACGTTGGACCACAAAATTGAAAATAGCACTCCAAATCGCCAAATaatcatcttcttggatGATAGCTCCTCACACAGAATCATAAATCTTGAGTTCAACCATATAAGACTCGTGTACATGGAAAATGCATCGAAGCATAGAAATCCATATGGGGGCTCGTTCAATGGAGTCAGATTTGACTATCTTCCCATGAGTTTTGGCatcgttgaagaattcaaaatcttgtACAGACTTCAACAGTATCTTGACATGATCAACAAGCAACGATCATTGACAGGAAAACCTAGCAGGCCATCTTCATTATCTCCTGTAAGTTTGGATAATCTCAGGACCCCATCTACTCTGGGTGAGTCTGCAGAAGTTCTTGCTGAGTCAGACTACCAAGTACCATTTATCAAAGTGATTGAATGGATTAAAAGAGCTTGGGATTCAATAAGATCAGAGAAGATTTTTTTAAGCTGGAGAGCCACTcacttgatcaactttcGACTGACATGGCCTGCCTCTGATCCGAAAGTTGCGGAGCTAGCTCAGGAGACCTTACTGGCATTTTCTGATATCAAGAATACGTATAATCCATCAAAGAGTTACgacaaactcaaagagATCATGAAATATTTAAATGTCGTGATACCCTGGGATATCGATGAGTTACTAGGGCTAGTCAACGAAAGGAACAAAGTCAGTTTAAACTACGTGTCCATAGAAGAGATAATTGGGAGCTGTGTTGCTGCGTCTCAGGATGATCCAGAAGAGCGAGAAGTCGTAAATGAAGAGACACCTTCTCCGTTAGGAGCTGGATGGTTCAACGAAGAGACGTCGGCCCAACTAGCAGACTCTCTGTTTCCAAACACTTCAGCCAGTCCTATGGCAGCTCTGCCAAAGCTTCCTGAGACTAATAGCATGTCCCACTCATCAATGAGCAACACCTCGATCAACAGAGCTCCAATGTTGTTCCCTTCCTCACAGAACACACAACAGTACTCATCCAACAACCAGTATTCTGGCAGACAAGATCAGGCGGCTCAGGAGTATGGTGCTGGTAGTCCCTCGACTATGAGTGCGCTACTTCTAGCTACCAATGTTGCTCGTCAACCAGAACCATTTTCAGCTCTACCATCTATTTCCAAAACGGAGATCAACCTTCCTCCTGTAAGTAGAATGGACATGGGCGGGTACCCAGGTCcatttgaaagaaagcatAGACTCAACAATGCTGAGTTGGAACCGCTCCATCCAGACAGAAAGCGTCCCACTTACAATCAgtccttctcttctccgCTTTATGGCAACTCATACGGGTCCACCCCATACTACCCCAGCATCCCCGAGCAAGTACAAGGTGAAAGCCTTCCTCACATCAGGCCACCAAATGACATTAGACTACCTGTCGTTGGTAGAAGATACCGGGAATCCGTGAGGGAAAATCCCAATGATGGAGAGTTAATAGGATTGCTCAGCAAAGTGATTTCAGCCTCGAGAAGTGAAGGCCTCAACCTTCTGGATCAAGCTTTGGCTGAGCTCAAAGCgaacttggtgaagatgcaGCACAagcaagagcaagaaggcGAGTTGCGAAACTAAGATGATACCCAGCACGACTACACACTTTCATAGCATTCGTATCAAATCTTTTAATTCACTATTTACAAACAAGGAAATGAAAAGGAGGTCTAACGTTATCGAACCACACAGTAGCGCATTGCTCTATTCGTCCTCCTCCATAATGCCCAACTCTCTTGCTCTTGCCTCCAacctctctctcttctcagCACGAGCTCTTCTGATTCGAGCCACCTCTGCCTGAATTTCATGAGGTTCCTTGGGAACCTGGTTAAGCGTCAGAGGATCTGGCCAAAATCCCGGCAAGTTAAACTTTTTATCTGAATCGATACCAACCCAGTACATGACAAGAATTGGGGTCAAGAGACAGAAGCCAAACTGCTGTTAGCTAGATGGAACAAAAATAGCGACATagattcttcaacataCCTTAAACGTCTCTAGCTGTGTTCTGGTTATGCCGCCAGCGAACTTTCTGTAATGATATAATACCATGGTGGTCTCGGATGTAGTAATCACCTTACTTCTGGGGATGGCTTCGCATTCGCACCCATTTTGTATGGCGTACACATTGTACACATACTTCACTAACTACTCGTGTTGTACGCAATCGTTGAGATCAAAAACTACTTAGAGGATGTCTGGATATACACGGATTGAGCCTGACGAGCCAGTTGACAGCAATCCTTATACTTCGGCGAATAGCAATGGCTCCCCTGGCGTATCAGGTAATATGGCCTCTGAACCTACCAGCGGAGACCACGAAGAATGGCTGTGGTCGAGAAAACTTAAGGAATCGTCCCACCCGGTGGCATTGATGTTTTATATTGTGTTTCGTTTAGCCCCTATCTTTACCTATATATTTGGCAATATGATAATTTCGCTTTTCATCAGCCAGAACAGGTTCATACtccacttcatcatcctcacGCTTCTAGTGTCGGCTGATTTCTGGAACCTAAAGAACATCTCAGGAAGATTGTTGGTGGGCCTACGGTGGTGGAATGAAACAAACAAGCAGGAGGGCTCTACAAGCTTTGAAAACGTGTGGGTGTTTGAGTCTGCAGACCCAGACAGGTATATTAACCCAATTGACTCAAAAGTATTTTGGACATTGCTCTACGTCCAGCCAGTGGCGTGGGCAGTCTTGGCTATAATGGCCGTTTTGAAGTTCGAGTTGTTGTATCTTgttctcatcgtcatcagCATCTCCTTGTCTCTTACAAACGCGATGGCTTTTACTAAGTGCGACAAGTTCGGCAAAGCAAACAACTTGGCTTCCGATTTCGTGTCCAGAACCACCGGGGGAATCTGGAATAGGCTTAACCCATTCTCTTCATGAGTTTTGCAACTTCAAAGCTTGACGCAACGCTTTCAAATGCTCAAGTTTGGGTCCTAAGGAAGTGAAGGATTTCTTAGCCCAAGTTGAATCAGGCAAAAGCTCAGTTTCTTTGGCAAGTCTATACTTCCCCTCTGAAGTATCAGCGAGAACAGCAAGCGCCTCGTATTCTGATGCAAGATATTCAAAGTCTTTTTCGTCGATACTGATCCCCCGAATCATGTCTTTATAGTACGTTTGAGAATAATGTTGGGATCGTTTCATGATAATCCGCAAAATCAAGTCATTCATGATCTTAGTCATTTCGTTTTCCTTCTCGACTTTGATGACAGAATCTTTCAAACCTTCCACCTCAACGTCTGTGTTCATGTTTTGTAATATAGTTATGGGATTGTAATACTCATTTGACTTGTCATCTGCTAGTTCAATCAATGCCTTGATAAATTCAGGTCTTGTGTATGAATGCAGTAAAAGAATGTCCCAGGTCTCTCGATCGTTTTGAATCCTAGCAAATCGAATGGCCCTTCTTGGATCATTGAGCTGTTCCATTATAAGCTGCATGgctttcttgttctctcCCACCTTGCCTAACAAATAAATCAATTCTTCGATTAATGAGTTTCTTTCGCATATCTCGATGGCCTTAGAAATATCGTAGTTATCATGAGATGTcaaaaatggaagaagctttgaGCGATCGTACTGACCGTAAAGTTGCACACGCACATTCTCGAGGTTTTTCACAAGTAGTTCGTCGATGTTGACCAACTCCTCGATGTAAAAGTAGTTCAAGACGTCTAAGTGGTTATCCGACATTACTTGAATCAcctttgaaggagaaatttCATGTCTGGCATCAACCAAAAGCTCGATAACATCCTGTAATTTTGCTCCAACTTTGTTCACTGGTAGAAGTTCCAAGTCAGAGGGCTTCTCGAAACGAAACGTAATATAGGTAGGgatttcgtcaatgaaATATGGTAGTATACTGtttgaagtcaagaagCCGAATATATTAGGGTCCTTGAGATGAATTAAGTGTGGGATAGCCTTGCGAGGATTATACGATCTTTCGTAGAGTGCAATGAGTAGCTTTCTCAACCTTGTATCATCCTCGTGCTGCTCGAGATAAGATTCCACTTTAGCTGTGGTGAGCGTGATGTCGTAAAGGTCAATATCCCAAGTGTTGATCAAATCGTAGAATTTCGAGCTCTTTGGTAATCGATCAATCCAATAGTCTAGGATTTcagaaaagagcttcttaGGGAGGTTCCATCTAGTATCTGCTGGTACGACTGAtgcaatttcttcaacatgacCAGCTTTGATAAATTTAGATATCCATTTGATCCATAATGTAGATATCTCCTTCACAAGTGCTTCCCTGTCTTCAATCAACAGTGTCGTGGAGGCTTTTGATCCCAATGTGCTTTTTGTGTCTGTCAATGGAAAATCAGAGGGGTCAACGTGAAGAATATTTAACATCATGTTGGCCGCTTCTGACCATTTTTCCTGCTTCAAGAGACTATCAATATACGAAACACCATACGTTAGTCTTTTGATAGGCGACACGATGTGTTGACTCATTTGCCAAGCTTCTAAGTACATTTCTCTGTCAAGATACCATTGAAGACGATCATCTAGTTGAATTTGTTCCGCAACAATAGCATCCCTTGCACTCATGATAAAGTAGCGCACCGACCTCTCCCCAATGTGCTTTCCAAGATGATAATCATTAAGACCGAGGTTGTCGGTGAAGTCAAAaccaatctcttcttcgtgTACTGTAGCTCCATCAATTGAGCTTATTAGCTTGATATCAGGATTTTGAGCCTGAATTTTGCCTGTCTCCTCGTTCTTTTCTGGTTGATTGTAGACAAGGACAATCCAGAGGTCATCTTTAAAGCTACCAATTCCCGAAATCAAAAAGTCCATCTTGTAGACATGTTTAATttcaaccttcttctcatgaGACAGTCTaaaggaaagagaaggcgCAGATGGCAAATACCTGCTTCTTATTGATGTACCAGCACCTGATCCACTGGTGCCCTTCAAAGAGACCTTTAAAGACCAGATATAGTTGCCCCACGCAATAAGGAGCATATTACTCTCAGGAAAGCAAATTCGAGGCCAGTAGAGGTCACTGCGAAAGGAGTCTGAAGGCTTTGTTATTGTTGTGATTACCTGCTTCGTTGTAACATGATAGATTGTGATGCCCTTATCATTCATCCACAAGAGAAGGTCGTCAATTGCTTGTATACCGACAATTACTCCATTCTCTTCGTCCAATACAAGCTCTGTTCGTTGGTCAAGCCATGACTTATATGAATACACGACTTTCCCACTCATTCCGCCGTATATAAACGATCGGTTTTTTTGGTAGTtcttgtcaagaacaacagcATGCACAGGTCGTTTATAGTCAAACATGACAATGTCATTAGCGTCATCCACAGATCCAATCACAACAGTTCCGTCCATGGACCCGCTTGCGAAGTACGTGCCGTCAGTATATAGAGAAAGAACGGATGCCTTGTGTGCTCGGAAAGATCGTATATGAGTAAAATCAGGCTTCGTAAAGAGAAGCAAACCAGTATGCGTGCCAAAGATAAACAAATTTTCGTCGTAATACAGCGTGGAAATGGGATCTTTTCTAAAAAAGTTGGGCGGTAGGGCATTTAGCCTGGTGTACTTGAGGATGGGTGgctcatcatcttcctcatcatcttcctcgatCTCATGAGCTGACAGTTTGTGGAATCGTAGATTCACATTAACATTGCTCTCTATATGTGCATTATCATTCGaatttgatgttttcgTGGGAACCGTACTGtatttctcttcatcacttGCCTCAAGGTCCAGGCGCTCAATTATGGTGTCGTCATTATCATTGTCTAGATCTGTATTTCTTGCCTGGTCATCTAGagttttcttctctgaaCAAGGTCTTCCATTGGCGGCAGATGATTGTGCCATGACTTCTTGTTTATTAGTGCTCAATGACCTTATCGTCAGTGCCCCATACTTAGTGAGTATGTACTGCAAATAATTGCAAGATTTGATACTAACAAACGCTTCTACAAAAGTTACTCGATTATGCCAACTGCAAGTAAAGGTGTCCTTGTTCAGTGTGATCCGTCAATTAGAGCTTTGATTCTACAGCTTGATCTGAAGAACCGAGGAATAGTACTCGAGGAGTTGGACAATAACCATCTTATGATCAAACAGGACACGGTACAATATGTGAAGGAAGAACTTAATCGTCTATTGTCACAAAACATTTATGATCCCATTGACGGTATGAGACCttagaaaagaagaattaGGCCTTTTCATCAACCAGCTTGTCTGggctttcttcaagttcatctAGAATGTTATCGTTTAGTGTGATAtgttcatcttcctctgcttGAAAAATCCCACTGATGGTATCATTCAAGAAATTAAAGAAAGCATCTGGCTCCATCACGTCGCTCATATCCTCCGGTTTTATTTTATTGGTCATCACCTTTTGCTCAAGCCCACTATAGAACTGCTCGTAAGTGCTGAATATTACTTTGGAAACCTGGTCGACAAGAAACTTTATGATATCATTCTCGTCAACAAACGCTTTCACTTGACTGTGGATTTTTGGAAGTTGCATGATGATAGCATCATTGAAGGTCACGAGAGCATCCTTGAGAGACAATTTTTCGTCCATTAACGAGCCACAGATCGTGTTGGCAGTTTCTGTCACCCATTCGGTGACAATATTACTCAACTCGGTTTCTGTTTCACGGTTTGCATCAATTAAGTTATTGATGACCTGGGGTGCCGATTTTCTCACTAGCTCGAATAAACCGCCAATCTCATTAACTTTGACTCGGAGCTCTCCACTTCTCAAGGTTTTGATTAATTCCGTAATCCCGCTAGTGAAGTCTAGCGAAGTCTCATTTCTGACAT
This window encodes:
- a CDS encoding acylglycerol lipase — its product is MTKVPLPYDPKGEPIKEQVPYNGATFFTTTWKVPESVTYKGKIIYVHGFCEHSDIYTQFFDDLSQNGYEVFFFDQRGAGDTSPGKDAGKTDEFHTFDDLNFMIKRNLDARTDKSEKFILGGHSMGGGIVLNYAINGKYRDEFKAVFCSGPLVLLHPKTRPNILVRALQPVINSLVPTLKIDSKLTYDYITSNEDWKNFIKSSDKKLIGTIRQFNDMFVRGEKLTQKEYVADFSPTIRLLVLHGDIDYINDIEGSKKFISVLPDTVKHEFVPVEGGRHSLFNERKELYDDTLSRVLKFLNEEA
- the PET100 gene encoding Pet100p, producing MVLYHYRKFAGGITRTQLETFKFGFCLLTPILVMYWVGIDSDKKFNLPGFWPDPSTLNQVPKEPHEIQAEVARIRRARAEKRERLEARARELGIMEEDE
- the VPS41 gene encoding Vps41p, yielding MAQSSAANGRPCSEKKTLDDQARNTDLDNDNDDTIIERSDLEASDEEKYSTVPTKTSNSNDNAHIESNVNVNLRFHKSSAHEIEEDDEEDDEPPILKYTRLNALPPNFFRKDPISTSYYDENLFIFGTHTGLLLFTKPDFTHIRSFRAHKASVLSLYTDGTYFASGSMDGTVVIGSVDDANDIVMFDYKRPVHAVVLDKNYQKNRSFIYGGMSGKVVYSYKSWLDQRTELVLDEENGVIVGIQAIDDLLLWMNDKGITIYHVTTKQVITTITKPSDSFRSDLYWPRICFPESNMLLIAWGNYIWSLKVSLKGTSGSGAGTSIRSRYLPSAPSLSFRSSHEKKVEIKHVYKMDFLISGIGSFKDDLWIVLVYNQPEKNEETGKIQAQNPDIKLISSIDGATVHEEEIGFDFTDNLGLNDYHLGKHIGERSVRYFIMSARDAIVAEQIQLDDRLQWYLDREMYLEAWQMSQHIVSPIKRLTYGVSYIDSLLKQEKWSEAANMMLNILHVDPSDFPLTDTKSTLGSKASTTSLIEDREALVKEISTLWIKWISKFIKAGHVEEIASVVPADTRWNLPKKLFSEILDYWIDRLPKSSKFYDLINTWDIDLYDITLTTAKVESYLEQHEDDTRLRKLLIALYERSYNPRKAIPHLIHLKDPNIFGFLTSNSILPYFIDEIPTYITFRFEKPSDLELLPVNKVGAKLQDVIELLVDARHEISPSKVIQVMSDNHLDVLNYFYIEELVNIDELLVKNLENVRVQLYGQYDRSKLLPFLTSHDNYDISKAIEICERNSLIEELIYLLGKVGENKKAMQLIMEQLNDPRRAIRFARIQNDRETWDILLSHSYTRPEFIKALIELADDKSNEYYNPITILQNMNTDVEVEGLKDSVIKVEKENEMTKIMNDLILRIIMKRSQHYSQTYYKDMIRGISIDEKDFEYLASEYEALAVLADTSEGKYRLAKETELLPDSTWAKKSFTSLGPKLEHLKALRQALKLQNS